The following coding sequences lie in one Phragmites australis chromosome 8, lpPhrAust1.1, whole genome shotgun sequence genomic window:
- the LOC133925996 gene encoding transcription factor MYB101-like: protein MARSGAEGGGGGLKRGPWTQAEDKLLVDHVRRHGEGNWNAVRRETGLHRCGKSCRLRWANHLRPNLRKGPFSPEEEHLILRLHGLIGNKWARISSHLPGRTDNEIKNYWNTRLKRRQRARLPLYPPDIEREIALLRAQNFNPFSDADGNGNANANANANLPAPLLYDASNPFAPSPSGSATASHSPLINQNYPLLNQMQGMQLLHVANQQSPQPVLHQDNNVGFGHGGFVSSGLPPLPTRAHELPSNQFDTASSGSGGGGAGLLESLLLGDDHLPRPNPSMLRVGSMPELMYREPSSRLSDVTSQCPPGEDLQHGGKWDFFLEDVKPAKRMAASEVELEISGTVPGSIPGEWFSTCGGSTAPSPGSASAVTDEEFNLEMQRFMSLLPLSNDEQNWNA from the exons ATGGCAAGGAGCGGagcggaagggggcggcggcgggctgAAAAGGGGGCCGTGGACGCAGGCGGAGGACAAGCTGCTGGTCGACCACGTGCGGCGGCACGGGGAGGGCAACTGGAACGCCGTGCGGCGGGAGACGGGGCTGCACCGGTGCGGCAAGAGCTGCCGCCTCCGGTGGGCGAACCACCTCCGTCCCAACCTCCGCAAGGGCCCCTTCTCCCCGGAGGAGGAGCACCTCATCCTCCGGCTCCACGGCCTCATCGGCAACAAGTGGGCGCGCATCTCATCGCAC CTGCCGGGGAGGACGgacaacgagatcaagaacTACTGGAACACGCGCCTGAAGCGCCGGCAGCGAGCGAGGCTCCCACTCTACCCGCCGGACATCGAACGGGAGATCGCACTGCTGCGCGCGCAGAACTTCAACCCGTTCTCGGACGCCGACGGCAACGGCAATGCCAACGCCAACGCCAACGCCAACCTTCCGGCGCCTCTCCTCTACGACGCGAGCAACCCGTTCGCGCCGTCGCCCTCGGGCTCGGCCACGGCCTCGCACTCGCCGCTGATAAACCAAAACTACCCCCTCCTCAACCAGATGCAGGGCATGCAGCTGCTCCACGTCGCCAACCAGCAGTCGCCGCAGCCGGTGCTCCACCAGGACAACAACGTGGGGTTTGGCCACGGCGGCTTCGTCTCTTCCGGGCTGCCGCCGTTGCCCACCAGAGCGCACGAGCTCCCTTCAAACCAATTTGACACGGcgagcagcggcagcggcggcggtggcgccggtCTGCTGGAGTCTCTGCTCCTCGGCGACGACCATCTGCCGCGGCCCAACCCGAGCATGCTCAGGGTAGGCTCCATGCCCGAGCTCATGTACCGCGAGCCAAGCTCCAGGCTCAGCGATGTCACCTCGCAGTGCCCTCCAGGAGAAGACCTGCAACATGGCGGGAAATGGGACTTCTTCTTAG AGGACGTGAAACCGGCGAAGAGAATGGCGGCGAGCGAGGTGGAGCTGGAGATCTCCGGCACCGTCCCCGGCTCGATCCCAGGGGAGTGGTTCAGCACCTGCGGCGGGTCGACAGCTCCATCGCCGGGGTCGGCATCTGCCGTCACCGACGAAGAGTTCAACCTCGAGATGCAGCGGTTCATGTCATTGCTGCCACTGTCAAATGACGAGCAAAACTGGAACgcataa
- the LOC133927232 gene encoding L-ascorbate oxidase homolog, whose amino-acid sequence MGRMEAPSSSTSLCLLVLLLASLPSSLLLVRGDDPYRFYTWNITFGDIYPLGVKQQGILINGQFPGPQIDAVTNDNIIVNVFNNLPAPFLLSWQGIQQRRSSWQDGVYGTNCPIPPGGNFTYNMQFKDQIGSYYYFPSLAFHKAAGGYGGIRVLSRPRIPVPFDPPAGDFTILTGDWFKLNHTDLQGILDSGNDLPLPDGLLINGQGWNGNRFTVDQGKTYRFRVSNVGIALSVNIRIQGHSMLLVEVEGSHSMQSTYTSIDVHLGQSYSFLVTADQPPADYSIIVSTRFTNPVLTTSAILHYSNSNGVAATVPPPPAPTVEIDFSLNQARSIRWNLTASGPRPNPQGSYHYGLVNTTRTIRLANSRATINGKLRYAVNSISFIPADTPLKVADFYNIQGVFTLGSMPDNPTGGGAYLQTAVMAANMREYVEIIFENAENFVQSWHIDGYAFWVVGMDGGQWIPASRQGYNLRDAIARYTLQVFPQSWTAIYMPLDNVGMWNVRSESWGRQYLGQQFYLRVYSPANSWRDENPIPKNALLCGRASGRKTRPL is encoded by the exons ATGGGGAGAATGGAGGCCCCCTCCTCATCCACCTCCCtctgcctcctcgtcctcctcctcgcctcactgccctcctccctcctcctggTGCGGGGCGACGATCCCTACAGGTTCTACACATGGAACATCACCTTCGGCGACATCTACCCTCTCGGCGTCAAGCAGCAG GGGATACTGATTAACGGGCAGTTCCCGGGGCCGCAGATCGACGCCGTGACCAACGACAACATCATCGTGAATGTCTTTAACAACCTGCCTGcccccttcctcctctcatG GCAAGGAATTCAGCAGAGGAGGAGCTCATGGCAAGACGGCGTGTATGGTACCAACTGCCCGATCCCTCCGGGGGGCAATTTCACTTACAACATGCAATTCAAGGACCAAATTGGGAGCTACTACTACTTCCCTTCCCTTGCATTCCACAAGGCAGCCGGTGGGTATGGTGGCATCAGGGTCCTTAGCCGCCCAAGGATCCCAGTTCCATTCGACCCCCCTGCTGGTGATTTCACCATATTGACTGGTGACTGGTTTAAACTCAATCACACT GACTTGCAAGGCATTTTGGACAGTGGCAATGACCTGCCATTGCCAGATGGGCTTCTTATTAATGGTCAAGGCTGGAATGGCAACAGATTCACGGTAGACCAAG GGAAAACATACCGTTTTCGGGTGTCGAATGTTGGTATCGCATTGTCAGTGAACATAAGGATTCAAGGCCATTCCATGCttctggttgaggtggagggaTCACACAGCATGCAGAGCACATACACATCGATCGATGTCCATCTAGGCCAGTCCTACTCGTTCCTTGTTACAGCTGATCAGCCACCTGCAGACTACTCCATAATTGTCTCGACACGTTTCACCAACCCTGTGCTCACCACCAGTGCCATCCTCCACTACAGCAACTCAAATGGGGTCGCCGCAACAGTACCACCTCCCCCAGCGCCTACAGTCGAGATCGACTTTTCTCTTAACCAGGCTAGATCAATTCG GTGGAATCTAACAGCAAGTGGACCAAGGCCAAATCCTCAAGGTTCTTACCACTACGGTCTTGTCAACACCACAAGAACCATCAGGCTTGCCAACTCGCGGGCTACCATCAACGGCAAGCTGAGATATGCTGTCAACAGTATCTCCTTCATCCCAGCTGATACTCCTCTCAAGGTTGCAGATTTCTACAACATTCAGGGAGTGTTCACACTGGGCAGCATGCCTGACAACCCAACCGGCGGTGGTGCCTATCTCCAGACCGCTGTCATGGCGGCCAACATGCGGGAATATGTCGAGATCATATTTGAGAACGCGGAGAACTTTGTGCAGTCATGGCACATTGACGGTTACGCGTTCTGGGTCGTCGG GATGGATGGAGGACAGTGGATACCAGCAAGCCGTCAGGGTTACAACCTTAGGGATGCCATTGCTCGGTACACCTTGCAG gtGTTCCCTCAGTCATGGACAGCCATCTACATGCCACTGGACAACGTGGGTATGTGGAACGTCAGGTCGGAGAGCTGGGGCAGGCAGTACCTCGGCCAGCAGTTCTACCTCCGGGTCTACTCACCGGCGAACTCGTGGCGGGACGAGAACCCGATCCCGAAGAATGCGCTTCTCTGCGGCCGGGCTTCTGGGCGCAAGACTAGGCCTCTCTGA